AGTGGAACACATTGGCGCGGTCGAACAGGCCGACACAGTTGTTGCCCGCGATATGCTCAAAGAATGGATGATGGGCGCTGAACCGGCAGACGCCGTCATGGACGAAACCCGTGACAACGCGCGTATTCTCAGCACCACCGCCGACGTATCTGATGGTGAAGACGTCTATTCAGACGATGCGAAATTCGGCGATGACAATGTCGCGGATACACCAATGGGCCGCAATTAAGACAGCGATGTCACCCAAAGGATGGTCGCATCCTCGACACTTACCGACACCACGTTGTGTCCCATGGCAGCGTCATAATAGGCGCTGTCACCACGTTTCATCTCTACCGGTTCGTAGAATTCAGTGTAGAGCTTGATTGCCCCCGTCAGGACATACAGGAATTCTTCCCCGTCGTGACGCACCCATCCGTCAAATTCATCCATACTGCGCGCACGGATCTGGGCGCGATACGGCAGCATTGCCTTTTGGGTTAAGGTTTCAGCCAGCAGATCATGCTCATAGGTCGTTGTGATCTGATGCGTCCCTTCTCCAGATTTCGTCAACGCCATGCGTCCGTTCACTTGCCCCTTAGACGGCGGCGTGAACAATTGCGGCACGGAAATCTCAAGACCCACGGCAAGTTTTTTCAACGCCTCATAGGTCGGTGACATCTGACCATTTTCGATCTTCGACAACGTAGATCGTGCCAATCCTGCTTGGTTCGCCGCTTGTTCCAACGTCCAGTCGCGGGCCTTGCGCAGTTCACGCACCCGCGCCCCTAGATCAAGCGGCTGCCCTTCGTCGTTCGCTCC
The Rhodobacteraceae bacterium S2214 genome window above contains:
- a CDS encoding XRE family transcriptional regulator, whose product is MTDLDPKSLIQIARENGANDEGQPLDLGARVRELRKARDWTLEQAANQAGLARSTLSKIENGQMSPTYEALKKLAVGLEISVPQLFTPPSKGQVNGRMALTKSGEGTHQITTTYEHDLLAETLTQKAMLPYRAQIRARSMDEFDGWVRHDGEEFLYVLTGAIKLYTEFYEPVEMKRGDSAYYDAAMGHNVVSVSVEDATILWVTSLS